A part of Agromyces protaetiae genomic DNA contains:
- a CDS encoding WXG100 family type VII secretion target, giving the protein MAEIRVTSDSLAGVAGQLSSGSQSIESQLSNLKSLVEGLISGDWSGTASQSFNELYSQWDQAGLQLKESLQGISDLLNQAALSYEDSENAIASTFNG; this is encoded by the coding sequence ATGGCGGAGATCCGCGTCACTTCCGACTCGCTCGCCGGCGTCGCGGGCCAGCTCTCGAGCGGCTCGCAGTCGATCGAGTCGCAGCTTTCGAACCTGAAGTCGCTTGTCGAGGGGCTCATCTCGGGCGACTGGTCGGGCACGGCATCGCAGAGCTTCAACGAGCTCTACTCGCAGTGGGATCAGGCGGGCCTGCAGCTCAAGGAGTCCCTCCAGGGCATCAGCGACCTGCTGAACCAGGCCGCCCTCTCGTACGAAGACAGCGAGAACGCGATCGCGAGCACGTTCAACGGCTGA
- a CDS encoding WXG100 family type VII secretion target gives MVAFRVRADALSEVAALLGTVLSTFDANLSTVDAQVKRTVDVTWKGDDAESFAEGWATFVTTAGFVRQSLAALQSGLMAADGSYTQNESGVQRSFDGRVGAVSAVRANSGKLGTRVERGEERAEDMAEFFGRDYAGDDEVEQFGGGALGARKGTGRATGGGAGDSDGDGDDDSIGEGVFRLGEDGEPMVPKIEMHTASAALPASEVNGD, from the coding sequence GTGGTCGCATTCAGAGTCCGCGCCGATGCGCTGAGCGAGGTCGCCGCGCTGCTCGGCACGGTGCTGTCGACGTTCGACGCGAACCTCTCGACGGTCGACGCCCAAGTGAAGCGCACGGTCGACGTGACCTGGAAGGGCGACGACGCAGAGAGCTTCGCCGAGGGCTGGGCGACGTTCGTGACCACGGCCGGGTTCGTCCGCCAGTCGCTCGCGGCCCTGCAGTCGGGCCTCATGGCCGCCGACGGCTCGTACACGCAGAACGAATCGGGGGTGCAGCGGTCGTTCGACGGGCGGGTCGGCGCGGTCTCGGCGGTCCGGGCGAACTCGGGCAAGCTCGGCACCCGTGTCGAGCGCGGCGAGGAGCGGGCCGAGGACATGGCCGAGTTCTTCGGCCGCGACTACGCGGGCGACGACGAGGTCGAGCAGTTCGGCGGCGGTGCGCTCGGCGCGCGCAAGGGCACCGGGCGAGCGACCGGTGGCGGCGCCGGCGACTCCGACGGCGACGGAGACGACGACTCGATCGGCGAGGGCGTCTTCCGCCTCGGCGAAGACGGCGAGCCGATGGTTCCGAAGATCGAGATGCACACGGCATCCGCGGCCCTGCCTGCGTCGGAGGTGAACGGTGACTGA
- a CDS encoding WXG100 family type VII secretion target gives MTEQQADTTDLKALADMLGELVTYCTALKQGASGFAYMLPNEWQGPAMANFLGMFEKWQLGAEAMTQAAEGLQDQVEGAHQAYTQTIESLDASWSKISAGLG, from the coding sequence GTGACTGAGCAACAAGCCGACACGACCGACCTGAAAGCGCTCGCCGACATGCTCGGCGAACTCGTCACGTACTGCACGGCGCTCAAGCAGGGCGCGAGCGGCTTCGCGTACATGCTTCCGAACGAGTGGCAGGGGCCGGCGATGGCCAACTTCCTCGGCATGTTCGAGAAGTGGCAGCTCGGCGCCGAGGCGATGACTCAGGCGGCCGAAGGCCTGCAAGACCAGGTCGAGGGCGCGCATCAGGCGTACACCCAGACGATCGAATCCCTCGACGCCTCCTGGAGCAAGATCTCGGCCGGTCTCGGCTGA